TGAGCTTCCTCGTATTCAGTGGCCTGCAGCTAACACCTTTGTCAAAGAAGCGGTTACCTATACCCAGCAACACTTTGCCAGTAATCCAGGCAGTAGCCACGGTTTTGTCTATCCCATTGACCACGACAGTGCTCGGCAATTCCTGTATCAATTTCTAGAAACCCGCATTGACCAATATGGTGCCTACCAAGATGCCATCGATGCAGACCAATCCTACTTATTCCACTCCGTGTTGACGCCTGCCCTGAACATTGGTTTATTGCATCCAGAAGAAATCGTCCAAGCCACCTTAGACCGGCATGCAGATCGCCCCATTCCTCTCAACTCCTTGGAGGGGTTTATTCGTCAGGTGATTGGTTGGCGGGAATATGTCCGAGGCGTCTACCTACTAAAAGGACGAACCCAAAGAACCACTAATTTTTTCCAGCACCATCGGCCTATCCCTGAACAATTTTGGAGCGCCAATACAGGTATTCTTCCTTTTGATACGGCCATGGCACGGGCGCTGGACAGTAGCTACGCCAACCATATTGAACGACTCATGGTGTTTAGTAACCTATTCTTGCTCTGCGAATTCGATCCAGATCAGGTTTATCGGTGGTTTTCATCGTTGTTTATCGATGCCTTTGACTGGGTGATGGTCCCTAATGTGTATGGCATGGGCCAGTATGCCGACGGGGGCCTAATGATTACTAAACCCTATGTCAGTTCTTCCAATTACCTGCGCAAGATGAGTTATTTCAAGTCCGGGGACTGGAGTGCCCTTTGGGATGGTCTATATTGGCGGTTTATGCACAAGCATCGATCGTTATTTGAACGTAATCCTCGCACGCGGATGACCGTCAGCCATCTTGATCGCATGGGTGACAAGCTCGACCAGCATTTGCAGGTATCCGCAGCCTTTCTTGATAGCTTTTAGGTCCCATGAGCCAACAGCAGCTTAGCAGTGGGCTGCAATTTGGTTGGCTTCGCGAGGTGGATAGGTCAAGGCGGCGAATATCAGCACGATGAGGTCAAACGCCAGTTTCAAGCTCTGGACTACCACGTTTTTCACCACTACTAAGCAGCCCATCAGCAAGAGTTTCAACAGCGTTCGGCCAGACTGAGCGACTGCAGGGGTGGTCGAGGTGACGAGGTGACCAGGTAAATACAAAAAGCAGGACAAAGCCAACAAGTTGACGATCAGAATGCCGATTAGCAGATAGCTACCAATACCTGCCAAAAATGACCCTTTTTGCATGGAAGGGAGAAGCTTATCTAAAGCGGACAATACCCCCACCATGCCGAAGGGAGCTAACCACCGAGGTAAGCATATTCCCTGGGTAAATTGCTTCAGTAGGTGAAATCCATTATTGACGACCACCGATAACCATTCGCCACTCTGATCAGCCATGAACTAGCCCTACCCATAGACGTTGAAGATATCTTACACATAATCCAGGGATTGTCAACCTTTTTCCTCCAAATAAAGGGATTTAGCAAAATCTTTTGCTCTTATTCACAGAAATGCGGCGAAAAAATTTTTTCAGAGTTATTTTAGTGGAGATGTTAGGGGATTTTGGAGTCGAGCATGGCGAGTCGAGAGCATCTAAACATACTGAATCAGGGCGTTAAAGCCTGGAATCAGTGGAGAGATGCCAACCCTAATATTCGTCCTAATCTGCAATTGGCAAACCTGAATGGCAAAAACCTCAGCAAGATCAATTTCAGTCGAGCGGATCTGAGCGGTGCGGATCTGAGTGGAACAGAACTCAGGCATGCTCACCTAATTGGCGCTAATCTCAGCCGGGCCTTTATGCGTTGGTCGGATTTGAGTCGAGCCACCTTGAGAGGGGCCTATTTATGGGGAGCCGATTTAAGTGGCACCACCCTGGAACAGGTGGACCTAAGCTATGCCAAACTGCGTGGGGCAACCATGCGTTGGGCTGACCTTAGCTTTGCCAGACTCACCCAGGCTAACCTCCGAGGGGCCACCCTGAGTGGGGCCACCCTTTGCCGTTCGATTCTGAGAAAGGCAGATTGCAGTTGGACAGAACTTCGCTGGGCCGATATGCGGGGAGCCAACCTATATGAAACGGATTTACGATGGACGGATCTGCGCGGGGCCGATTTGCGGTATTCGTCGTTAGATTATGCGATCGCACTTTCGTCTGACTTTACTGGAGCCACCTTTACTGGGGCCAGTATCGAAAACTGGAAAATCAGTAACGACACTAAATTTGATGAAGTGGACTGTGCTTATATTTACCTCAAATCTTCCCAACGCGATCGCCATCCCCTAGCAGGTGACTTTATCTCCGGTGAGTTTATCAACCTGGTGCAAAAACCCGTTGGAACCATTGACTTACTCTTCTTGCACGGTATCGATTGGTTGGCCTTTGTCGCCGCTTATCAAGCACTTACCAATGAATTTGTCCAGTGTGATATCGATATTCAGGCCATTGAGAAGAAAAGTGGAGGCGCTTTTACCGTCCGATTAGAAGTTCCTGTTGATGCCAATTATGAGGCGATTGAAGCTCAGGCAAAACAGCATTACACTGCTCAGCTTAAAGCGATTGAGAGACGATATAAATCTCAGCTCAATGCCACTGACGTGGAATTAAAAATTTACCGCCAGAAAAATGCTGATATCAAGGAGATTACCAAACTGCTAGCAGTTAGACCGTTAAAAGCGAGGAATAAAGCGGCTCTTCAACATCAGCCTAATTTGCGAGTGCCCTCTTAAAAGCTGCTTCCAAAATACCTGCCGATCCAGGTCGTTCACTTAAATCGGTAAATTTGCTCGCGGTTTATAGGTTTCAATTTGGCGGATTTGTTCGTATAGTTCCCGCTCTCTTGGGCTAATATTTTTAGGCGATTCGATGCGAATCTCAACTAATTGATCGCCTCGTTTCCCATTAGACGTGGGATATCCTTTTCCCCCCAGCCGCAGCCGCTGACCGGAACGAACCCCGCTAGGAATAGTCACCTTCACCCATCCATCTAAGGTGGGGGCTTCGATTTGTCCCCCCAGGATGGCTTCTGCACAGGTAATTGGTAGTTCGCAAATAATATCGTTCCCTTCTAAGCGATAGAAGGCATGAGGAGAAACATCAATTTTGAGATAAAGGTCACCGCCAGAAGTTCCCTGTCCTTTCAGACGAATACGCTGGCCTGACACCATCCCCATGGGCATCGACACTTCTAAAGACCGTCCATCTTCCAAGCGAATGCGCTCTCTGCCCCCGGCATAAGCCTTTTCCAAGGGCAGAGTCAGGCGAGCTTCGGCATCTCTCTGGCCCGCAGCAGACGATTTCGGCTTGCTTCTCGTTTGCTTACGAGCATTGCTTTTCTTGCCATAGGGCCGTTCTAAGAGCTGATCTAAAAATTCTTGAAAATCTGCAAATTCACTAAAATCCACCTTGTCCGAGACAAAGGGATTGGTCTGTCGTCCCCATTTCTTCGTCGATTGGGGACTGCTCGATTTTTGAAATCCCTGCTGTTGCCAATATTGGCCGAACTGATCATACTTAGAACGCTTTTCGACATCCGACAAGACATCGTAGGCTTCACTGATGGTTTTGAACTGCTCTTCCGCCGCCTTATCGCCCGGGTTCAAATCAGGATGATATTGTCGGGCTAATTTTCGATAGGAACGCTTAATCTCTTCCGTGGATGCCTCTTTAGACACCTTAAGAATGTCGTAGTAATTGCGGAAGTTCTGCATCTACCTCTTGTTAGCCTAGTTCGCCAATTTTGCAACGATACCGTTGAGTTTACCAATCATCATCATCCCAGTCTTCCCAGAAGTCACCATCCATTCGACTCGAAGATCGACGAGGGGGTGGATCATCTGACGACGGTCGCCCGGTCACCAATTCCACACCTTTATTCACCCCTTTGGAGACCGCCTCACTAATCGAAGACATGGAAGGCAAGGGGAACAGCTCTTCTTCGTCATCGTAGTACTCTTGATTGACACGAGCTACCTCTTGATTCAGTTCGTATAGGGCATCCTGGAGGTTAGCATAGTCCAAATCAATTTGGCGATCCTGATCCTGGTTAATGCTGTCTTGTAAATCTCGGGAGAGGGTTTCGACTCGTCTTCTCAAGTTGCTGGCAAATTGGGGACCAAAATCGAGGGTGATTTCTCGTAACTTGCGATCGCATTGGCTAATCAGATCTTGCCCCCGGTTTCGCTTATCAATTCGCTCCCGACGCAGGCGATCCTTGTCGGCAAACTGCTCCGCTTCCTGGAGCATGCGGTTGACTTCAGAATCCGACAGATTGGCCGCCCCTTGGACCGTAATGGTTTGTTCTCGGCCCGTATATTTATCCATCGCCGTCACTTGCAGAATGCCATTGGCATCGATATCAAAAGACACCTGCACCTGGGGCACCCCTCGGGGGGCCGGGGGGATACCCCGCAGCTGAAATCGTCCCAAGGATTTATTGTTATTGGCTAGCTGTCGTTCCCCTTGAAGCACATGGACTTCCACCTGATTCTGATTGTCCTGGGCCGTCGAGAAGACATCAGATCGCCGCACCGGAATCGTCGTATTGCGCGGAATTAGGGTCTTCATCACCCCACCAATGGTTTCTAAACCAAAAGACAGGGGGGTCACATCCAGCAAGAAAATATCTTGCAAATCCCCTGCCGTAATCCCAGCCTGGATCGCCGCGCCCACGGCCACCACTTCATCCGGGTTGACATTCTGATTGGGACGCTTGTTGATCATCTGACCGATCAGGGTCTGGACCATGGGGATGCGGGTGGAGCCGCCCACTAACACCACTTCATCAATATCGATGGAGCGCAGATTACTATCCCGCAAAGCCCGCTCCACCGGAGCCTGTAGTCGCTCTGCTAGATCGGCACATAAATTTTCAAACTGGCCCCGACTCAACACCATATCCATATGTTTGGGGCCTTCTTCCGTCGCCGTGATAAAGGGCAGACTCACATTGGTCTCCGGTAAGCCCGATAGCTCGATTTTGGCCTTTTCTGCTGCTTCCGTTAGGCGCTGTAGAGACTGGGGTTCCCGGCGCAGATCAATATTTTCTTTCTCTAGAAACTGTTCCGCCAGCCAATCGACAATAACCCGGTCGAAGTCCGTGCCGCCTAACTGCGTGTCTCCAGCCGTCGCTCGCACTTCAAAGACCGAATCTCCCACATCTAGGATCGAGACATCAAAGGTACCACCGCCTAGGTCAACCACCATCACCGTTTGGTTATACTGATTGTCCAATCCATAGGCTAGGGCTGCCGCCGTCGGCTCATTAATAATCCGCTTGACCTCTAACCCGGCAATTCGCCCCGCATCTCGCGTGGCCTGTCGCTGAGCATCATTAAAGTAGGCAGGCACGGTAATCACTGCCCCAGTAATGGGTTCTCCCAGAAAGCGACTCGCCTCATCCGCAAGCTTCCGCAGAATCATGGCCGATACTTCTTCCGGGGCGAATTCTCGTTCCAAGGCTGGGCATTTTATTTTGACATTGTCCGCCTGATCCCGCCGGATGGTGTAGGGTACTCGTTTGGAAAAAGCGGATAATTCACTATACCGACGCCCCACATATCGCTTAAAGGCATAGAAGGTATTTTGAGGATTGAGGACAGATTGTCTGCGGGCCAATTGACCAATCAGCCGTTCTCCCTCTTTACCAAACGCCACCACAGAAGGAGTTGTACGGCTGCCTTCGGTATTGGCAATCACAACTGGCTTGCCCCCCTCCATCACTGCCACCACTGAATTAGTAGTACCTAGGTCAATGCCGACAATTCTGCCCATGAACTCTATTTCTCCTATCGCCAGCCTGGTGCGATCTGTATCGTGAACCGTTGAATTTAATATTTTATCCTGCTAAACGGATTCTGTTCTGTGCTTAAGATCTGTTCCGTGCTCAAGAAGGGTCTCTCCCAAAGAACGAATGCTTCTGCTGACCATAAACATCTTTAAGAGTCACCCCGATTGGGGAGAAACCTCCCTGTTGTTAACCCCCCATCGGTTCTATGCCTCTCTTTAAGTCTACAGAATACCTCAGCCGTCTTCTCTCCGGGGCAGCCATCAACCCTCCTGGGCCACCTGAGCCTTCTCCTGACATTGGCAAAGCACCAGTCCAAACCATTGGTTGGCATCCGTCCAAGTTCGCAAAGGGGTTAATTCCTTTGATGTAGGGGTTTCCCTGCCCCCCGAAGACTGCACCCAGGTCTGAGAGACGGAGCGCAACTGTTGCTTTAAAGTCTCTAAATCAAATTTACGGGAGATTTCCGTACGGATGGTTTCTGCCGGTTCAAACTCAACCGTCAAATCCAGAGCAGCTAGGTTCACCTGCTGAGCTTTTTGGCTCACGAGATGCATTTCGATCTGATGCTCCTCTCGATTGTAAAAAGATTGGTGGTGGAAATGTTCCACCTGAAAATCCCCTTGAAATCGCTGATTGAGATGATGCAGCATATTCAAATTAAACGCAGCCGTGACCCCTTGGCTATCGTTATAGGCGGCTTCCAATTGCTGTACTGATTTCTGCAAATCTACCCCCAACAGTAGATACTCGCCGGGCTGCAGGGCTTGGGTTAACTCAGCAAAGAAGCGTTCACATTCTTGAGGGTTGAGATTTCCTAGAGTACTGCCCAGGAAGCAAATCATACGGGTCGGCAGTTGAGAGGGGGATAAGGCAGCAAGCGCTGCTTCATAGGTGCCCACATAGCCATGAATATTGAGGGTGGGATAGTCCTTTAGCAAATGGATGGCGCTCTGTTTGAGGATGCCGCCGCTGACATCAATCGGGCAGTACCAGGAGGCCAACCCCATACCCACATAGGCATCTAACAACAATCGTGTCTTGGTAGAGCTGCCACTGCCCAGTTCCACTAACTCACTCGGGCCAGTGATGGTGGCGATTTCGGCTGCATAGGCCTGCAGAATAGCGGTCTCAGTTCGGGTTGGGTAATATTCCGGCAGCTCACAGATTTGTTCAAACAGCTGGGAGCCTTGATCATCGTAAAAATACTTGGCCGGGAGCGTTTTGGGGGTTTTCGATAGCCCTTGAATCACATCTAATCCGGGCTGGGTAGTGGTCGAAGACGAATCCGAGGTTAATTGGGTAATCTGTAAACGAGATTGAAGGTCAGTGGGGGATGGTGCCGACAGGGGTTGAGTTTCTGTATGCACAGACTCAAGCATGGGTGAGGGGTCTCCAACAGGGAGGCAACACAACGGTCACCTTAGGTTCCCAACCACTGTAAACCATCCCCAACAAACCCGCACAATCACCCATAGGCACAGCGAAACCCTGCAAAATGAATTCGAATCCGAGGCTCATACCAATTACGGAAGGCCCCCCGAAGGACAGGGGCCTGGGTAGCCCAACTCCCCCCTTTTAAGATGCGATGCTGGTGATCAAAATAAGCCATGGAATAGCCTTTATAGGGATAGGGGTCAAAATCAGGAAAGGGATGAAACCAAGTATTCGTCCATTCCCAAACATTGCCTAGTAAATCAAAACAACCATAGGCACTTTGCCCTTTTGCATACTGATGGACGGGGGTCGTCCCCCAATGCAAGCCCCCATGATTACAGTGGTGGTTTTCCGGGGTCTGGTTGCCCCAAGGATAGATTCGCTTGGTGGGTAGATCCTGGGGGTTAGGCTGCCAACAGGCTGCCTTCTCCCATTCCGCCTCAGTTGGCAGGCGTTTGCCCACAAACCGAGCATAGGCATCTGCTTCATACCAGCTCACCCCACAGACGGGATGATCGGCTCCCCCCTCGGCAATCCAATGGGTGGGATGGTTAACGGGATTCTCTTGTAACCATTGCCATCCCTCATCCGACCAAAATTGGGACTGACGATATCCCCCCGCTTCGATGAACTGTTGATACTGGCCTTGGGTCACGGGAAATCGATCGATCCAAAATGCATCCACCTGAACCCAATGGGCTTTTCTTTCGTTATCGAGGGCTTCCACACCGTCATTGCCTAAGAGAAACGGTCCCCCTTCAATGGGAACCATGTCTTGATCTGGCAGGGTGGGCTTCTCTTCAGAGGTACTGGCAGCAGGCCATGGCTTATTCTTGGGTACAAACGAAACGGGCTGTAATTGTCGGTGATGCAGTTGGAGCACCCAAGTGATCGTCTCGCAATGCTGGCTTTCGTGCTGGACTAACCAATGCCATAGCCAAGCCCGAGTGTCTAGAGGGGCTTCTAGCAAATAGTCCCAAACTTGACTCCGGATTTGCTCTAGATAGGCACATATTTCCGCAAAGGAGGGCAGGTTTTGGCGCTCAGCCTTCGGTAAGCCATCCGCCGCAAATAACCGCCGATACTCAGGAAACAGGGGGGCATATCCAGCTTCATGTTCTAAAAGCCACAGTCCTTCCGTAAAGCCAATATGTCCCAAATGCCACCCCACCGGGCTAAAGTCAGGATTGGCTTGTAGGCGAAACGTCTCTTCGCTGATGCCTTCAAAAAGCTGAAGGGTGCGGGTGCGGGATTGGGTCAGGGTTTCCTTAATCGCTAATTGCAGTGGTTCGGTTCCAGAAAATAGTTTCTTAGAGGGCATGGGTGGCGATTTCTCCCCTGGGATTGATGGTTAATAAGCGATTGGCTGGAATGGATTGCCAACGCTCCCCAAACTGCGATCGCATCTCTACATCGGCATCCAAAGGCTCCGATGCCACCAGCACTCCTTTCACTGGGTGGGTCACCTCTAACCAGTACAAAGATGGAGGCGGATCGGGATAGGCATAGCGAGACACGGTCATAGATTCACCATCACTGAGCACAATATTCAGGCTCACCCGCACCTCATAGGATTTTGCCCAAGCTTGGATCTGGTGCAAGGATTGGGTCAAAGCCTGGGCCAGGGTCTGGGTCGGATTTTGGGCCAGGGTTTCATAAATTAAAGCCAGAATATGTTCTGAGTCCGTCGTTCCTTCAATACTTTGGTAGCGTTCGTCACTGAGGCATTCTCGCATCGGTCGATAGAGGGTTTGACGGAACTGATCAATAAAGCCATTGTGAATCCCCAGCAATTGGCGATCGCCGAAGGGCTGGCAATTACTGAGCTGCAGGCTTTGTCCCAGGGTGGCGCTGCGAATATAGGCGAGAAAACTCCCGGACAAAATATAGCGACAGAGTTCCTCAAAATTGGGATCATTCCAAATGGGTAAACTATTGCGATACCGATAGGGGGGGTGTTGGGAGGCTGGCTTATACCAGCCCATACCAAATCCATCGGCATTAATTAAACCCGCCGTCATTTCTTTGGGCTGGTAGCTCTGGGCCACGAGGGAATGGCGGGGGGCAATGAGAAAGGTATCTAACGAAACCGGTTCACCTAAATAGCCCAACAAACGGCACATAGAGAGGAACGTCCTTATCCATCAGTGAACACTGTAACAAGGTCAATGCAGGTCTTTGAAGGAGCATGCCATAATTACGTCAGCCTTATCCCTCTTTGTTTGATCAGTTGAGGGAATCAACGGTTATGCCCATGTCCCACCAGCCCGCTGATCCATTCGACATTGCGTCCCCTTTGTCCTTGGCCAATCCCTTCGCGGCCTTTATCGACCAAACGGTTGATATTTTTGTGGCCTACGACCAGGATCTGCGAATTATCACCATCAACCGCATCGGGGCACAGCGGTTGCAGCGACCCTATGAACAAATCCTGGGACAAACCAATCAGCAACTCTTTGGACCTCAGGCAGAACTGATCGATCCGTTTCTGATATCGGCCTTAGAATCTGGGGAACGAGTGTTTGCTGAACAAGAACTTGTGTTTAATCAGCAGCGCTACTATTACGACACGATTTATACTCCAACCACAGATGCCCGAACAGGCGAACGGCAGGTGTGGGGAATTTGCCGAGATATCACCATCAAAAAGGATCTACAAAAGAAACGGGAAGCTCTCCTCAAACAGCAAACCATCCAGATCGAGGAGCGATTTCGGACATCGTTTAATAATGCGGCCATCGCCAAGGCATTAATTGCCCTGGATGGGTCATGGCTTCAAGTCAATCCAGCCCTCAGCCAACTCCTCGGCTATGACCCAGCTGAATTGCTGAAGTTACGCATTGAAGACCTCACTCACCCGGAGGATCAAGACATTGATCGGCATCAAGTCCGCCAGCTACTAATCGGCCAAACGTCTAGCTACCAAATTGAAAAACGGTTCCTCCATCGTTTAGGCCACACTCTGTCCGTCCTTTTAAGCGTCGCCCTCATCCGCAATTCCCAAGGCAACCCCTCCTATTTCATTGCTGAAATGCAGGATGTTACCCAACGCAAACAAGCCGAAGCCGCCCTGTATCTTCAGCTCCAGAAAACCCTGCAATTGCAGACTGCCCTCCAAACCAAAAACCAAGCGCTACAAGAAAGTAGCCAAGCAGCCCAAGCGGCGAACCTAGCTAAAAGTGAGTTTCTAGCCATGATTAGTCATGAAATCCGCACGCCCATGAATGCTGTCATTGGCATGACGGATCTACTGAAAGATACTCACCTCGATCCCCATCAGCAAGATTTTGTGGAAACGATTCGAACCAGCGGTGAGTCACTCCTCAATATCATTAATGACATTCTCGATTTCTCCAAGATCGAGTCGGGGAAACTAGAACTAGAGCTTCACCCTTTCCCTCTTTCCACTTGTATTGAAGAAGCCTTAGATATCGTTAATTCCAAAGCGACGGCCAAAGGGCTGGAACTGGCATATTTGATTGAACCTGGAACCCCCAATCATATCCAGGGAGATGCCAATCGTCTCCGGCAAATCCTCGTTAACTTGCTGGGGAATGCGGTGAAGTTCACGGCTGATGGCGAAGTGATTGTGACCATCTCTGCCCGAGATGTTGCCACTGCTGAAATGACCCCGGAAGTTCCTTTATTCCTCCATGAACTCCTCTTTGAAGTCAAAGATACCGGTATTGGTATTGCGCCAGAACATCAGCAGAAGTTGTTTCAGTCCTTTTGCCAACTGGACTCTTCCATTACCCGGGAGTATGGTGGAACGGGCTTAGGATTGGCCATTAGCAAGCAACTCTGCGAGCTGATGGGTGGAACCATTTGGGTGGAAAGTCAGGTGGGAATAGGCTCAAGATTTTTCTTTACCATTGCCGCTTCTGCCTTACCCGGCCTGGAGGATCACCGAGCCACGGAGTCCCAATTTCAAAACAAGCGGGTTTTAATCGTCGAGGACAACGCCAGTACGGGGCAGATTCTTTGCCAACAAGTCCAGGCATGGGGTTTAGTTCCTACCCTGGCTTCTTCTGGCTTGGAGGCGTTGGCATGGGTCAAGAAGGAACGTTTTGATGTTGCGATCGCAGATCTGCAACTCCCCACCATGACCTGGTCCCGACTCCTATCTGAACTAACCCAAAATCATATCCAAGCCCCGCTTCCAATTATTGGCTTATGTGCCATCGGGGAAAGTGCTGCCGTCTGGCAATATCAGCCCCTGCTATCCGCCTCCCTCAGCAAACCGGTTAAGCAATTTAGGCTCTACCAAACCCTTCTTAAGGCGCTCTCCACCCACCAATCTGATCTTACCCAGCCTTCCATATCCCAACCCCCTCCCAAACCAGCGCCCTCCTCCGTCAGAATTTTGGTAGCAGAAGATAATGTTATTAACCAAAAGGTCATTCTTAAACTGTTAGACCGCTTAGGTTACCAGGCGGATTTAGTCACCAATGGCTTGGAGGTACTCACTGCCCTGCAAGAGCAATCCTATGACGTGGTGCTAATGGATGTACAAATGCCGGAGATGGACGGCATCACCACGGCCCAGAGCATTTGTGAACAGTGGGATAAAACGA
The genomic region above belongs to Acaryochloris sp. CCMEE 5410 and contains:
- a CDS encoding response regulator, which codes for MPMSHQPADPFDIASPLSLANPFAAFIDQTVDIFVAYDQDLRIITINRIGAQRLQRPYEQILGQTNQQLFGPQAELIDPFLISALESGERVFAEQELVFNQQRYYYDTIYTPTTDARTGERQVWGICRDITIKKDLQKKREALLKQQTIQIEERFRTSFNNAAIAKALIALDGSWLQVNPALSQLLGYDPAELLKLRIEDLTHPEDQDIDRHQVRQLLIGQTSSYQIEKRFLHRLGHTLSVLLSVALIRNSQGNPSYFIAEMQDVTQRKQAEAALYLQLQKTLQLQTALQTKNQALQESSQAAQAANLAKSEFLAMISHEIRTPMNAVIGMTDLLKDTHLDPHQQDFVETIRTSGESLLNIINDILDFSKIESGKLELELHPFPLSTCIEEALDIVNSKATAKGLELAYLIEPGTPNHIQGDANRLRQILVNLLGNAVKFTADGEVIVTISARDVATAEMTPEVPLFLHELLFEVKDTGIGIAPEHQQKLFQSFCQLDSSITREYGGTGLGLAISKQLCELMGGTIWVESQVGIGSRFFFTIAASALPGLEDHRATESQFQNKRVLIVEDNASTGQILCQQVQAWGLVPTLASSGLEALAWVKKERFDVAIADLQLPTMTWSRLLSELTQNHIQAPLPIIGLCAIGESAAVWQYQPLLSASLSKPVKQFRLYQTLLKALSTHQSDLTQPSISQPPPKPAPSSVRILVAEDNVINQKVILKLLDRLGYQADLVTNGLEVLTALQEQSYDVVLMDVQMPEMDGITTAQSICEQWDKTTRPHIVAMTANTMQGDRESYLAAGMDDYIAKPIRLKGLEQILSEFTEAKCT